From one Ignisphaera cupida genomic stretch:
- a CDS encoding RNA methyltransferase: MNNLLQPLRTLPLVSFSIPSSIVSDVFDEREKVRKIGFVGRAAAIFRVNEIMIYVDDSRDNAEHIDILLRYQEIPPYLKKKIVRIDSRLKFAGLLQPLKSVHHVPEAFELNIRDGIVISSNEVRSVVDVGLKKHVVVYNTLPIGKRVTVLLEKETSSSYIGKIVDKNSIKWYWGFETRIFNSIEDLLKFLKSNNYLIVCASKKGNMIYDVEDNISKDFKTCEKVNVLFGGPKLDIDEIARESNIDINKYCNYIINFVPRQGVESIRTEEAIFIVLAILNYLKERINTT; encoded by the coding sequence ATGAACAATTTACTGCAACCACTTAGAACATTGCCACTAGTATCATTTTCTATTCCATCATCAATAGTATCAGATGTTTTCGATGAGAGAGAAAAGGTTAGAAAAATTGGTTTTGTTGGAAGAGCCGCTGCAATATTTAGAGTTAATGAGATTATGATATATGTGGATGATTCTAGAGATAATGCTGAACACATAGACATTTTGTTGAGGTATCAGGAAATTCCACCTTATTTAAAGAAGAAAATCGTTAGAATTGATTCCAGACTAAAGTTTGCAGGACTTCTTCAACCTTTAAAATCCGTTCATCACGTTCCAGAAGCATTTGAATTGAATATTAGAGATGGCATTGTTATTTCATCAAATGAAGTGAGAAGCGTGGTAGATGTTGGGCTGAAGAAACATGTTGTTGTTTACAACACGCTGCCAATTGGTAAAAGAGTTACTGTTTTGCTTGAAAAAGAAACTAGTAGTAGCTATATTGGAAAAATTGTGGATAAGAATTCAATTAAATGGTACTGGGGGTTTGAAACAAGAATATTTAATAGCATTGAAGATCTTCTAAAGTTTCTCAAAAGCAATAACTATCTCATAGTTTGTGCATCTAAAAAGGGTAATATGATATATGATGTTGAAGATAACATTAGCAAGGATTTTAAAACATGTGAAAAAGTAAATGTGTTGTTTGGTGGACCCAAGCTTGATATTGATGAAATAGCTAGGGAATCTAATATAGATATAAACAAGTATTGCAATTACATAATCAATTTTGTACCTCGCCAAGGTGTTGAAAGCATAAGAACAGAAGAAGCAATATTCATAGTCTTAGCAATACTCAATTATTTAAAGGAAAGAATTAACACCACATAA
- a CDS encoding MFS transporter, producing MSRKWLYVFILLGLTSLTADMVYEGGRSVGGSYIEFLGGSAIASAIASSGDLIGYGLRFVSAFLASVFASSAIFWGFTIFGYAITALSIPLLSYASSWQWATTLILLERVGKGIRSPVRDVILAEVSEKIGRGKGFGIHELMDQIGAVGGPVIVSVVLAFYGYRVAFAALLIPGVASIAFILTSYALYPTIKAVEISPPRIGFRGMGKRFWIYIASMTFLSLGYIHWMVISYYLRYWNVLTDAEIALAYMLAMLTDAAIAVPIGVMYDKLKFRSLYIAPPSALGAALILLLNAANPNKIMAYVSAALWGVTMGCFETIMRASIADILPPERRAMGYGIFGLIYGISWTVGAFVFVFLLQTSITFAATYVVLMQCLSIALLTMI from the coding sequence ATGAGTAGGAAGTGGCTGTATGTATTCATCTTATTGGGTTTAACATCGCTAACTGCTGACATGGTTTATGAGGGTGGTAGATCTGTTGGCGGTTCTTATATAGAATTTCTTGGTGGTAGCGCTATTGCTTCTGCTATTGCTAGTTCAGGTGATTTGATTGGTTATGGGCTTCGCTTTGTAAGCGCCTTTCTAGCATCTGTTTTTGCATCATCAGCAATTTTCTGGGGTTTCACAATATTTGGATATGCCATTACAGCTTTGTCAATACCGCTTTTATCATATGCAAGTTCATGGCAATGGGCAACAACACTAATTCTTTTGGAGAGAGTTGGCAAAGGTATTAGATCTCCTGTAAGAGATGTTATTTTGGCTGAGGTTTCTGAGAAAATTGGTAGAGGCAAGGGTTTTGGTATTCACGAGTTAATGGATCAAATAGGAGCTGTTGGAGGACCAGTAATAGTTTCTGTTGTGCTAGCTTTCTATGGATATAGAGTTGCTTTTGCAGCATTGCTAATACCTGGAGTAGCATCAATAGCATTTATATTAACATCCTATGCTCTTTATCCAACAATAAAAGCTGTTGAGATATCGCCACCGAGAATAGGGTTTAGGGGTATGGGGAAAAGATTCTGGATATACATTGCATCTATGACGTTTCTCTCACTGGGCTATATCCATTGGATGGTGATTTCATATTATTTGAGGTACTGGAATGTGCTTACGGATGCTGAAATAGCTTTGGCCTATATGCTGGCCATGTTAACTGATGCTGCAATAGCTGTACCAATAGGAGTTATGTATGACAAACTCAAGTTTAGAAGCTTGTACATAGCACCGCCATCAGCATTAGGTGCTGCATTGATTCTATTGCTAAATGCTGCTAATCCTAATAAGATAATGGCTTATGTATCAGCAGCTTTGTGGGGAGTTACAATGGGTTGTTTCGAAACTATAATGAGAGCGTCTATAGCTGATATATTACCTCCTGAAAGAAGGGCTATGGGCTATGGAATATTTGGTCTTATCTACGGTATTTCATGGACCGTTGGAGCATTTGTTTTTGTATTTTTGCTGCAAACATCAATAACATTTGCAGCGACTTATGTTGTTTTAATGCAGTGTTTGTCCATAGCTTTGCTTACAATGATTTAA
- a CDS encoding branched-chain amino acid transaminase yields the protein MSVEVSWPKYAWINGKIVEWENAKVHVFVHGLHYGTGVFEGIRGYYDSGYIKIFRLEDHMKRLFNSAKIIHIKIPYTVHDLVNATVELIKANKFTKDIYIRPIVFRGLGSFGLRAQNPVDVAIIAVEFGKYLKKTGIRCTISSWRKPSADSFPVYAKTTGIYLLYHLASIEAAMNGYDEAILLDHEGFVAEGSGENIFIVKNNTLITPPTYDAILEGITRDTVIKVAKEDLGLNVIERRIRREELYTADEAFFTGTAAEITPIVEVDGRTIGNGRIGEVTSKIMDYYNSITLGKIEKYRKWVTEVRID from the coding sequence ATGTCTGTAGAGGTTTCGTGGCCTAAATACGCCTGGATTAATGGTAAGATAGTTGAATGGGAAAATGCCAAAGTTCATGTATTTGTCCATGGGCTTCACTACGGCACAGGTGTGTTTGAGGGTATTAGAGGATACTATGATAGTGGCTATATAAAGATTTTTAGATTGGAAGATCATATGAAGAGATTGTTTAACTCTGCTAAAATAATCCACATCAAAATACCTTATACAGTACATGATTTAGTAAATGCCACAGTAGAGCTTATTAAAGCAAACAAGTTTACAAAGGATATATACATAAGACCCATTGTTTTTAGAGGTCTTGGAAGCTTTGGCTTAAGAGCTCAAAACCCTGTTGATGTAGCCATAATAGCAGTTGAATTTGGTAAATACCTTAAGAAAACAGGTATAAGATGCACTATCTCTAGTTGGAGAAAGCCATCAGCAGACTCATTCCCTGTATATGCAAAGACAACTGGAATATACTTGCTTTACCACTTGGCATCTATTGAAGCAGCTATGAATGGATATGACGAGGCAATACTTCTAGATCACGAAGGTTTTGTTGCTGAAGGCTCTGGTGAAAACATTTTCATAGTGAAGAACAATACCTTAATAACTCCCCCAACATACGATGCTATTTTAGAGGGTATAACAAGAGATACTGTTATCAAGGTAGCTAAGGAGGATCTTGGACTAAATGTTATAGAGAGAAGAATTAGGAGGGAAGAGCTGTACACAGCTGATGAAGCATTCTTCACAGGAACAGCAGCAGAAATAACACCTATTGTAGAAGTTGATGGCAGGACTATTGGCAATGGCAGAATAGGGGAGGTAACATCGAAAATAATGGACTACTACAACAGTATTACACTTGGAAAAATAGAGAAGTACAGAAAATGGGTAACAGAGGTAAGAATTGACTAG
- a CDS encoding class I SAM-dependent methyltransferase — protein MRYYEYKYVEGVVLTKWDVDEILNNVRNGVKEFTMVMDLGTSRRSVKVLDKYVIIDDAEIPIEDILSLESGFVYKFLNGKLYRIDFYDSGKYYKLKPVASKKPPTLEINGIQMHRSVDVDPWEDTLLKVSALGSLKGKKVLDVCTGLGYSSIIEVMKGARSVVTVEKDQNVLYIASLNPWSKNLEDKRIEIILQDAVEAVKMFSDEEFDAIFHDPPRFNIAGELYSLEFYRNLYRVLRKGGVIFHYTGEPGKHSNISIIKGIKNRLEQAGFEYVTWVDKAKGFKALKIS, from the coding sequence ATGAGATACTATGAGTATAAATATGTTGAAGGCGTGGTGTTAACAAAGTGGGATGTCGATGAAATTCTAAATAATGTTAGAAATGGTGTAAAAGAGTTCACAATGGTTATGGATCTTGGTACCTCAAGAAGAAGTGTAAAGGTTTTGGATAAGTATGTTATAATTGATGATGCTGAAATTCCAATTGAAGATATTTTGTCTTTGGAAAGCGGGTTTGTGTATAAATTTTTGAATGGCAAGCTCTATAGAATTGATTTTTATGATAGTGGCAAGTACTACAAGCTTAAACCTGTTGCTTCTAAAAAGCCTCCAACTTTAGAGATAAATGGTATTCAAATGCATAGATCTGTAGATGTGGATCCGTGGGAAGATACTTTGCTTAAAGTGTCTGCACTAGGTTCTTTAAAGGGTAAAAAAGTTTTGGATGTTTGTACTGGTCTTGGATATTCAAGCATTATTGAAGTTATGAAGGGGGCTAGAAGTGTTGTTACTGTGGAGAAGGATCAAAATGTTTTATATATAGCATCTCTTAATCCATGGTCTAAAAACCTTGAGGATAAAAGAATCGAGATTATACTTCAGGATGCTGTTGAAGCTGTGAAAATGTTTTCTGATGAGGAATTTGATGCTATTTTCCATGATCCTCCAAGATTCAATATAGCTGGTGAGCTTTATAGTCTAGAGTTTTATCGTAATCTATACAGGGTTTTGAGAAAAGGCGGCGTTATCTTTCACTACACAGGTGAGCCGGGAAAGCATTCAAATATTAGCATTATAAAGGGGATTAAGAATAGATTAGAGCAAGCAGGTTTTGAATATGTTACCTGGGTTGATAAAGCAAAGGGTTTTAAGGCATTGAAAATTTCTTAA
- a CDS encoding glycogen/starch synthase, with product MIVAPTKINNVWLLTFEFGGLASLGGLGRAVTLYAKVLKKLGYNVKVFMPSHGRHLSEEHRRIYSIKPIDWFKVCRARRGLDGNEYRYCIGAEEAIVDGIKVVMFKGLDIQTGRFLDNWHIYAHSEEKACLFARGLQHWIEITGEVPDVIHANDWSTALAGVAAKIIFEARGYAIPLVYSIHLLSYKAFPWHYASCEWCGVPDICHRIWIPNKHIHICTQRLWDSLKGEIDAFTSIEADVMATNSWGYLRELLSRFGFWLEEKSFVIHNITDWKEEEASSYSLALFKTTSRKIVREIIINEWANKLNIAKIGYLGTKCKYLVSAAGRLTSTKGFDILLKSLEHTSKDVCVAIFGLPIGDSSYEHYLATLVGEEWGRAILFTQPVDEKILKTVIFASNAFVVPSRYEPFGIVSIEAQAVGTPSIVSNVGGLPETVIDLKWDFANGTGVVVPSENPYIFGEAINDVVMLTEFIDTGDRSNLDKVRSEWGRKVVERIGNINIRLNCVNWVNRNFREDKLAELLQLCYEKARQYSYFRAVTM from the coding sequence ATGATAGTTGCACCTACAAAAATAAACAATGTGTGGCTATTAACATTTGAATTCGGTGGATTAGCCTCTCTTGGTGGTTTGGGAAGAGCTGTTACTTTATATGCTAAGGTTTTGAAGAAGCTGGGGTATAATGTTAAGGTTTTTATGCCTTCTCATGGTAGACATCTTTCGGAAGAGCATAGGCGGATTTATAGTATTAAACCAATTGATTGGTTCAAAGTATGTAGGGCTAGAAGAGGATTGGATGGGAATGAGTATAGATATTGTATTGGAGCTGAAGAAGCAATTGTAGATGGAATCAAAGTCGTAATGTTCAAGGGTCTTGATATTCAAACTGGTAGATTTCTCGATAATTGGCATATATATGCACATTCAGAGGAAAAAGCATGTTTATTTGCAAGAGGGTTACAGCATTGGATAGAAATCACTGGTGAGGTACCAGATGTTATCCACGCTAATGACTGGTCAACAGCACTTGCTGGTGTTGCTGCTAAGATAATTTTTGAAGCAAGGGGATATGCAATTCCCTTGGTTTATTCAATTCATTTACTATCATACAAGGCATTTCCATGGCATTACGCATCATGTGAATGGTGTGGAGTTCCAGATATTTGTCACAGAATTTGGATTCCAAATAAACATATTCATATCTGTACACAAAGGCTATGGGATAGTCTAAAAGGCGAAATCGATGCTTTTACATCTATTGAAGCAGATGTTATGGCAACAAATAGCTGGGGCTATTTAAGAGAGTTGTTATCGAGATTTGGATTTTGGCTAGAGGAAAAATCCTTTGTCATACACAATATTACAGACTGGAAAGAGGAAGAAGCATCTAGCTATAGTCTAGCCCTCTTCAAAACAACTAGCAGAAAAATTGTCAGGGAAATAATAATTAATGAATGGGCAAACAAATTAAATATAGCGAAAATTGGGTATCTAGGCACTAAATGCAAGTATCTAGTGAGTGCTGCAGGTAGATTAACATCAACAAAAGGTTTTGACATTCTATTAAAATCACTGGAACATACATCAAAAGATGTTTGTGTAGCTATATTTGGGCTTCCAATTGGTGATAGTAGCTATGAACACTATTTAGCAACACTTGTTGGCGAGGAATGGGGAAGGGCAATACTTTTCACGCAACCAGTTGATGAGAAAATATTGAAAACAGTAATATTTGCATCAAATGCATTTGTTGTTCCATCTCGATATGAACCATTTGGAATTGTTTCTATAGAAGCACAAGCTGTTGGCACACCATCAATTGTTTCAAACGTTGGGGGGCTTCCAGAAACAGTAATTGATTTGAAATGGGATTTTGCAAATGGTACAGGTGTTGTTGTTCCATCGGAAAATCCATACATTTTTGGAGAAGCAATTAATGACGTGGTTATGCTTACAGAGTTTATTGATACTGGTGATAGAAGTAATTTAGATAAGGTGAGAAGTGAGTGGGGTCGCAAAGTTGTTGAGAGAATTGGCAATATCAATATAAGATTGAATTGTGTAAACTGGGTTAATAGAAACTTTAGAGAAGATAAACTGGCGGAGCTTCTACAGTTATGCTATGAAAAAGCAAGGCAATACTCTTACTTCAGAGCAGTAACAATGTAG